The sequence AAATCACATTTTACAGTAGAGCTTTCAATGAATAAGTAGTTCTTATGATCCTTTTAGtcatcaaattaagaaaaagacTAACAGAGTTTCATCTACCAATTTGTTCACTACAATACACCTCATTCCTCAAATACAAAGACCAGTTGCACTAGGAAGTCTGGGCACATCTACATGACGCCAGCCCACTGGCTTCCGGAAACTAAATTTTAAGTTGATCATAGcagaaacaaaattaaaaaaatgtgtcaCAAAACATAAACTAATAATAGTGTCAGATCGGATACAGATCCATCAATTGTAAGAAGAATGTGTCTCAGAGAACAAGAACACTGCAATACATGCTATTTGGAGAAGTCATCCATACAGATATGAAACATAGTTTAAAGAAATGCCTATTGTAATGTCAAAGTAGAGAAAGATTTCACATTTTGTGGCAGGAGGACTTACAGTTGATCTTCAATCATCgaacaagaaacaacattgCAGCTTCTTCCTAAAATTGTTTCACACCGTCCACCTTTTGCTCAAATCCTAAGCCCAGTTCTGCAAGTCTCAATCTCCCTTCAAAGATGTTAAGTAATTCAGGTACTTGCTCTTGATATTTGATTACAAGCCTATCCAAGAAGTACTGCTTCGGTTTCCTGACAAGGGTACCTAAAGAAAATTCTCCCTTTGATATCAAGCCTTTCGACCAAAGAATTCTAATAACTAAGCACCTTGGTATGATATACTTTTCCAAACTATAATTTAGAGCAACTGAACTTCCAGCCACGTCTGCGGGATGCCAACCGATTTTGTTCACAAGAAAATCCATTTTACTCGAAAAATTCTTCTCTGTTAATTCCATAAACTGAGGATTCTTTCTAAATGCCAACAAGAAATCATCTTCAGTCCAACCCCAATTCTTATAAAGCTCCATCTTTTGTGCCCATTCTGGTTCATTCACCCGAGTAATCACATACAGCACTTTCATAAATGAGGCAGACGAAGGGGGGACACCCATACTCGTGACCTTCTTGACATTTTCCTTAAACTTGTCAGATTCAAGGGATATTAGAAAAGGACGATGTGACACCCAATAAGAGATTGAGGTTTCTGGCACTCCAAGTGCTCTCAGAACTGAAATGTTGGGAGCAATGTTGCTTCTCATTTTGGCCAGCCCTACCCACTGAATGTTCGCAAACAAACGAGAAAGCTTGTAGTCATCGAGAACAAGTAAACTTTTTATGATATGAT is a genomic window of Malus domestica chromosome 09, GDT2T_hap1 containing:
- the LOC103453585 gene encoding transcription termination factor MTERF8, chloroplastic-like, with amino-acid sequence MLNSCCKRLQLMLGIVGDSATHLKVFQKEAIFLRSYSSKSSLVSEKDTLGEKCGSFTESYLMNSCGLSQKLAVSVSKKVQFDARERPDSVLNLLKHHGFSKTHISELVKKRPKLLLANAEKNLVPKLEFFASIGISGTGLAHMVCISPVVLERSIEGSLMPCYHIIKSLLVLDDYKLSRLFANIQWVGLAKMRSNIAPNISVLRALGVPETSISYWVSHRPFLISLESDKFKENVKKVTSMGVPPSSASFMKVLYVITRVNEPEWAQKMELYKNWGWTEDDFLLAFRKNPQFMELTEKNFSSKMDFLVNKIGWHPADVAGSSVALNYSLEKYIIPRCLVIRILWSKGLISKGEFSLGTLVRKPKQYFLDRLVIKYQEQVPELLNIFEGRLRLAELGLGFEQKVDGVKQF